A single region of the Oreochromis niloticus isolate F11D_XX linkage group LG19, O_niloticus_UMD_NMBU, whole genome shotgun sequence genome encodes:
- the manea gene encoding glycoprotein endo-alpha-1,2-mannosidase, producing MARFRRKSCITLIALVLLILAITVFLKELTSRDSPFSSPAHIKGFPEPESREDRNKKPEEIKMSSVAQSDKDAELEATLRKFPPPNYYLHAFYYTWYGNPKIDGKYIHWDHPQLPHWDVKVAQGYPQGRHTPPDDIGANFYPALGVYSSRDPSVIEAHMQQLRTAAIGVIAVSWYPPNMKDDNGDSTDDIVPLLLEVAHKYHIKVAFHIEPYKGRDEVNMFTNVKYIIEKYGEHPAFFKYLTNTGKLLPLFYVYDSYLLNSEQWAKLLKHTETNSIRDTPYDAIFIALLVEEKDKRDILTAGFDGVYTYFATNGFSYGSTQRNWASIKAFCEDNNLMFIPSVGPGYIDTSIRPWNFQNTRNRINGKYYETSLSAALEARPDFISITSFNEWHEGTQIEMAIPKTSQTVYLDYLPNKPSIYLEITRKWAAIFGGERRKWQE from the exons ATGGCAAGATTTAGGCGCAAATCTTGCATCACATTAATTGCTCTGGTGTTGCTCATACTCGCCATAACTGTGTTCTTAAAGGAGCTAACATCACGGGACTCTCCATTCAGCAGCCCAGCCCATATAAAGGGGTTTCCCGAACCAGAGAGCCGGGAAGACCGCAACAAAAAACCAGAGGAGATCAAAATGAGCAGCGTTGCTCAGTCAGACAAGGATGCAGAACTGGAAGCGACACTGAGGAAGTTCCCTCCTCCGAATTACTACCTCCATGCCTTCTACTACACGTGGTATGGAAACCCAAAGATTGATGGAAAATACATACACTGGGACCATCCGCAGCTGCCACACTGGGACGTTAAGGTAGCTCAGGGATATCCACAAGGGAGACACACCCCACCTGATGACATTGGAGCCAACTTTTACCCCGCTTTAGGGGTTTACAGTTCCAGAGACCCCTCTGTTATAGAGGCTCATATGCAGCAGCTGCGTACAGCAGCCATTG GTGTCATTGCTGTTTCCTGGTATCCTCCCAATATGAAGGACGACAACGGTGACTCAACAGACGACATTGTGCCTTTGCTGCTTGAGGTGGCTCATAAATACCACATTAAG GTAGCTTTTCACATTGAGCCATACAAAGGAAGGGATGAAGTCAACATGTTCACTAATGTTAAATACATCATTGAGAA ATACGGAGAGCACCCGGCCTTTTTCAAGTACTTGACAAACACTGGCAAACTTCTTCCGCTCTTCTATGTGTATGACTCATATCTGTTGAACTCGGAGCAGTGGGCCAAGCTGCTAAAGCACACGGAGACCAACAGCATCAGGGATACCCCGTATGACGCCATCTTCATCGCCCTGCTGGTGGAGGAGAAAGACAAGAGAGATATCCTGACAGCAGGGTTTGACGGCGTTTACACCTACTTTGCCACTAATGGTTTTTCCTACGGGTCCACGCAGCGTAACTGGGCCTCTATAAAAGCTTTCTGTGAAGATAACAACCTGATGTTCATTCCAAGTGTAGGCCCGGGATATATCGACACGAGCATTCGACCCTGGAATTTCCAAAACACTCGAAACCGCATCAATGGCAAATACTACGAAACCTCGCTGAGTGCAGCACTGGAAGCCAGGCCTGATTTTATCTCAATAACATCCTTTAACGAGTGGCACGAGGGGACTCAGATTGAAATGGCAATTCCAAAAACAAGCCAGACGGTGTATCTGGACTATCTGCCCAACAAACCATCAATCTACCTGGAAATAACTCGCAAATGGGCGGCGATATTTGGTGGTGAGAGACGAAAGTGGCAGGAATGA
- the fut9a gene encoding 4-galactosyl-N-acetylglucosaminide 3-alpha-L-fucosyltransferase 9, translated as MPSAPFHRILRPLLLGTFILGCFVTLFLMYFKPSTSWLSGPVESTVSTDRVKNLFSTKSDKNVTTVLIWLWPFGQTYDLSVCSSLFNIDGCFITADRNFYNKSDGVVIHHRDISTDLSNLPPLQRPSFQKWIWMNFESPSHSSQLPGIENLFNLTLNYRQDADIEVPYGSIVAAEGEEDFVPPSKNKLICWIVSNWNQDHVRVKYYNELYKHIEVHAYGQAFGEYISDQDYFPTIASCKFYLAFENSIHKDYITEKLYNPLSVGTVPVVLGPPRQNYENFIQGDAFIHVDDFSSPKELADYLLLLDKNEEMYLRYFEWRRHFKVKKAYFWAEHTCLACDYLRRHKEYKAFNNLDKWYWGG; from the coding sequence ATGCCATCTGCACCTTTTCACAGAATTCTGCGACCCCTTCTGCTTGGTACTTTTATACTGGGATGCTTTGTGACTCTGtttttgatgtattttaaaCCATCTACAAGCTGGCTATCAGGTCCTGTAGAGTCAACAGTATCCACAGACCGGGTCAAGAACCTCTTCTCCACCAAGAGCGATAAAAACGTGACCACTGTGCTGATCTGGCTCTGGCCCTTCGGACAAACGTACGACCTGAGCGTCTGCAGCTCTCTCTTTAACATTGATGGCTGCTTCATCACAGCAGACAGGAACTTCTACAATAAGTCTGATGGGGTCGTCATCCATCACCGGGACATCagcactgacctgtccaatcTGCCGCCGCTGCAGCGACCGTCGTTCCAGAAGTGGATATGGATGAACTTTGAGTCGCCGTCACATTCGTCCCAGCTGCCTGGGATAGAGAACCTGTTCAATCTGACTCTCAATTACCGTCAGGATGCTGACATTGAAGTGCCTTATGGGTCCATCGTAGCAGCAGAAGGGGAAGAGGATTTTGTACCACCCAGCAAAAACAAGCTGATCTGCTGGATTGTAAGCAACTGGAACCAGGATCACGTGCGGGTGAAATATTACAATGAACTCTACAAACACATTGAGGTTCATGCATATGGACAGGCCTTTGGGGAGTACATCTCTGACCAAGACTACTTCCCCACCATCGCCAGCTGCAAGTTCTATCTGGCGTTTGAGAACTCCATCCACAAAGATTACATTACTGAGAAACTGTACAACCCGCTCTCAGTGGGGACAGTGCCAGTGGTTCTCGGCCCACCCAGGCAGAATTACGAGAACTTTATCCAGGGAGACGCCTTCATTCATGTTGACGACTTCAGCTCGCCCAAGGAATTGGCTGATTACCTGCTGCTCCTGGACAAAAATGAGGAAATGTACCTCAGGTACTTTGAGTGGCGGCGACACTTTAAAGTAAAGAAGGCCTATTTTTGGGCAGAGCACACATGCCTGGCTTGTGATTACTTGCGAAGGCACAAGGAATACAAGGCATTCAATAACCTTGATAAGTGGTACTGGGGCGGTTAG
- the LOC106098049 gene encoding alpha-(1,3)-fucosyltransferase 9 — MASATFYRVLQFLLLGTFILGCFVTLFLMYFKPSTSWLSGPVESTVSTDRVKNLFSTKSDKNVTTVLIWLWPFGKTYDPSVCSSLFNIDGCFITADRKHYIKSDGVIIHHQDISTDLSNLPPLQRPSFQKWIWMNLESPSHSSQLPGIENLFNLTLNYRQDADIEVPYGSIVAAEGEEDFVPPSKNKLLCWMVSNWNQDHMRVKYYNELYKHIEVHAYGQAFGKYISDQDYFPTIASCKFYLAFENSIHKDYITEKLYNPLNVWTVPVVLGPPRQNYENFIPRDSFIHVDDFSSPKELADYLLLLDKNEEMYLRYFEWRRHFKVKKAYFWAEHTCLACDYLRRHKEYKAFNNLDKWYWDN; from the coding sequence ATGGCATCTGCAACTTTTTACAGAGTCCTGCAATTCCTTCTGCTTGGTACTTTTATACTGGGATGCTTTGTGACTCTGtttttgatgtattttaaaCCATCTACAAGCTGGCTATCAGGTCCTGTAGAGTCAACAGTATCCACAGACCGGGTCAAGAACCTCTTCTCCACCAAGAGCGATAAAAACGTGACCACTGTGCTGATCTGGCTCTGGCCCTTCGGAAAAACGTACGACCCAAGCGTCTGCAGCTCTCTCTTTAACATTGATGGCTGCTTCATCACAGCAGACAGGAAGCACTACATAAAGTCTGATGGGGTCATCATCCATCACCAGGACATCagcactgacctgtccaatcTGCCGCCGCTGCAGCGACCGTCGTTCCAGAAGTGGATATGGATGAACTTAGAGTCGCCGTCACATTCGTCCCAGCTGCCTGGGATAGAGAACCTGTTCAATCTGACTCTCAATTACCGTCAGGATGCTGACATTGAAGTGCCTTATGGGTCCATCGTAGCAGCAGAAGGGGAAGAGGATTTTGTACCACCCAGCAAAAACAAGCTGCTCTGCTGGATGGTGAGCAACTGGAACCAGGATCACATGCGCGTGAAATATTACAATGAACTCTACAAACACATTGAGGTTCATGCATATGGACAGGCCTTCGGGAAATACATCTCTGACCAAGACTACTTCCCCACCATCGCCAGCTGCAAGTTCTATCTGGCGTTTGAGAACTCCATCCACAAAGATTACATTACTGAGAAACTGTACAACCCGCTCAATGTGTGGACAGTGCCAGTGGTTCTCGGCCCACCCAGGCAGAATTACGAGAACTTTATCCCACGAGACTCCTTCATTCATGTTGACGACTTCAGCTCGCCCAAGGAATTGGCTGATTACCTGCTGCTCCTGGACAAAAATGAGGAAATGTACCTCAGGTACTTTGAGTGGCGGCGACACTTTAAAGTAAAGAAGGCCTATTTTTGGGCAGAGCACACATGCCTGGCTTGTGATTACTTGCGAAGGCACAAGGAATACAAGGCATTCAATAACCTTGATAAGTGGTACTGGGACAACTAG
- the fhl5 gene encoding four and a half LIM domains protein 5 — translation MPTSERLDCHYCKDSLLGKKYIMKEDTQYCTKCYENLFANNCEACSLPIGCNCKDLSYKDRHWHEQCFKCGNCSRSLVEKAFAAKDDLLLCTECHAQDYSSKCTTCKKTIMPGSRKMEYKGNSWHETCFLCHRCQQPIGTKSFIPKDTGYFCVACFEKQFAYQCSACKKAITTGGVTYQEKPWHRECFLCIGCRKQLSGQRFTTRENYPYCLECFSNLYAKKCVGCTKPITSLAGAKYISFEERQWHSECFTCMQCSVSLVGRGFLTQRDNILCTDCGRDK, via the exons atGCCCACCAGCGAGCGTTTAGACTGCCATTACTGCAAAGACTCCCTGCTGGGGAAGAAGTACATAATGAAAGAGGACACGCAGTACTGCACTAAGTGCTACGAGAACTTGTTCGCTAACAACTGCGAGGCATGCTCCTTACCAATTGGCTGTAACTGCAAG GATCTCTCCTATAAGGATCGTCACTGGCACGAGCAGTGCTTCAAGTGTGGCAACTGCAGCCGCTCTCTAGTGGAAAAGGCCTTTGCAGCCAAGGATGATTTGTTGCTCTGCACTGAGTGCCATGCACAGGATTACTCCTCCAAGTGTACCACCTGCAAGAAAACCATCATGCCAG GTTCCCGCAAAATGGAATACAAGGGGAACAGCTGGCATGAGACCTGCTTCCTGTGTCACCGCTGCCAGCAGCCAATAGGAACCAAGTCCTTCATCCCTAAAGACACCGGTTACTTCTGTGTGGCCTGCTTCGAGAAGCAGTTTGCATACCAGTGCTCCGCTTGTAAGAAG GCCATCACAACAGGTGGGGTGACCTACCAAGAGAAGCCCTGGCACCGCGAGTGTTTTCTGTGCATTGGATGCAGAAAGCAGCTGTCAGGCCAGCGCTTCACCACCAGAGAAAATTACCCCTACTGCCTGGAGTGCTTCAGCAACCTATACGCAAAGAAGTGTGTGGGCTGCACCAAGCCCATTACTA GTCTGGCAGGAGCCAAGTACATCTCCTTTGAGGAACGCCAGTGGCACAGTGAGTGTTTCACCTGCATGCAGTGCTCTGTGTCACTGGTGGGACGTGGCTTCCTCACCCAGCGTGACAACATTTTGTGCACTGACTGCGGGAGGGACAAATGA